The following are encoded together in the Oceanobacillus zhaokaii genome:
- the pth gene encoding aminoacyl-tRNA hydrolase, with product MKCIVGLGNPGKKYEDTRHNVGFMMIDELVGRHNWSLDKKKFNGLYAMEHYQSDKVILLKPQTYMNLSGESIRPLMDFYNIDLEDVLIIYDDLDLPTGKIRLRQKGGHGGHNGVRSAIDHLGTKEFKRIRIGIGRPTSPIPVVDYVLGSFPKEEHEAVGSSIKLAADACEAWLNTPFIDVMNEYNN from the coding sequence ATGAAATGTATTGTTGGTTTAGGAAACCCTGGGAAGAAATATGAAGATACCCGTCATAATGTTGGTTTCATGATGATTGATGAGCTTGTGGGTCGTCATAATTGGAGTTTAGATAAAAAGAAATTTAATGGGCTGTATGCAATGGAGCATTATCAAAGTGATAAAGTTATCCTGCTAAAACCACAAACATACATGAACCTTTCCGGTGAATCTATTCGCCCCTTAATGGACTTTTATAATATTGATTTAGAAGATGTACTGATCATTTATGATGATTTAGATTTGCCAACAGGGAAAATTCGGCTGCGTCAAAAGGGTGGTCATGGTGGACATAATGGCGTTAGATCCGCTATTGATCATCTTGGCACAAAGGAATTTAAGCGCATTCGCATCGGTATTGGCAGACCAACGTCACCAATCCCAGTTGTAGATTATGTGCTGGGATCATTTCCAAAAGAAGAGCATGAGGCTGTAGGTTCTAGCATTAAATTAGCAGCAGATGCATGTGAAGCATGGCTGAATACCCCTTTTATTGATGTAATGAATGAATATAATAATTGA
- a CDS encoding anti-sigma-F factor Fin family protein — MSIIYNCRHCGQEIAKLDQKMIDTTMLGLDQLSMKEKEEMIQYKDNGDVDVQTICEDCQETLGHHPHYHELDFFIQ, encoded by the coding sequence ATGTCGATTATATATAATTGCAGACATTGTGGGCAGGAAATTGCCAAGCTGGATCAGAAAATGATTGATACGACAATGTTAGGGCTTGATCAATTATCGATGAAGGAAAAAGAAGAGATGATTCAATATAAAGATAATGGCGATGTTGATGTTCAGACTATCTGTGAGGATTGTCAAGAAACATTAGGGCATCATCCACACTATCATGAACTGGATTTTTTTATACAATAA